The Malus sylvestris chromosome 3, drMalSylv7.2, whole genome shotgun sequence genomic sequence ggagtgactttgacatagtcaaaaatcaaggacctaaccacaagacaactatgatgcctcaggtcaaaggactactttgcattatcccaaccatgagttcttatgtgacataagtatgagaactcctcgttgatcgtgttcagtggactcattccttattgagcacctacatgcttgtcttggtgtctatcacaccaatgactcgagaccagtcactctccctaagagaagacatagcacgtactgatcttaacggactgtcaatgcccaattggcaatcctatgatcaggaacatttaggatatgtatacgaaagagaatggtctcatgaatctaacttctttaaattacattctcctaattacatattcattggacttatcgtttaagcatataacatttatatgagacagcttcaaacaataatcttcgCCCTTGacattaaactagattagtttaacatgtgaaatgtccgtaaagtatcatcatatgattggttttagggcacatttccaacataggcggcctaggcggatttatgtatatttattatatatattaaaaaatatgagtATATTTGTAAAATTTTAGGACTTTTTATGTTAGTTTTATAACATTTACTCAGCCCACatatttgaattattattggGCTTTGCTTATCATTTAATAAACAACCACATCTCAGCCCACAAATTCTTATTCCCTAATGACAGAgacaaaaaatgacaaaaaataaatgacAGAGACGTGGCAAACAACCACATCTCTCTTCCCACAACTCTTTTCCCACTTTATTTCTTATCAACCCGTGAACCTATCACAAAATCCcaaaagtctctctctctctctctttccagaAACCTCTAGCGCCcactttatttttattaacCTATGATCACAAAATCCCAGAaatgtatctctctctctctctctctctctctctctctctctctttctctttctctttctctctttttctctctctttcgaGAAAACCATGGCTATCTCTCTTGttatttttccagaaacctcTAGCAAAGCAATGGCTATATTTAGATGCGGACGCAGATGGGAGTTTCGATGCAGATACGAGAGTTAGAGTTCCAGATCCGATGAGAGTTCGAGAAGGAAAAAGTTGCAGAGCCTTCGACGATAGCAAGAATTTCAAACCGTCTTGAGCACCGCCTAGagtgcctaggcggccgcctagatATCCACCGACTTTTGTAACGATTTCCCCCCAATCGCATCGGGAGACCACCGCCAAACGCCTAAGCGGCTGCCTAGGGCAGCTCCGGCCCCCACTACTTCTTCTAACCCAAATGAAATCTAAATCCCCCACCCGCCTTACTTCCTTATCCCCACTCATTTTTCTCTCAACTAATCACTAAAATGGCTAGGAATTTGGAGTATAAACAGAagctaaatttaaaaaaaaaaaattgatggcaTATTGGGTGTGTGCGATGTTATGTCTACGCATTCCATTAGAACAACTCCAGCGTGGGAGCCCTCATTCCCCGACTATTCACAATTCAATCCACCCTGTGACCAGTAACcacccttaatgaacagtaactaccttttgcatctccaccgttGCACTTGAATAACcgtggcaataggcaataaaatatagttttttaaaaataatacaaaataattttttatttgtaatttcggataagattttcataatctttgaggatagatttcgatcagatttttaatcgtACCTGCATCAGCagtcattttgttgaaaaaaattggattgaaactttgagagaaagataggaatttgattgaaagtagttgagaaattatgaaattgtggtgtaaggtagatgataatgagaaggtatttttagaaaagtaaaaacaattttttttaaaatttttttagatttttttttgaatgttttataatttttttttaaatttttattgaactaattaatctctgctgttggatttaaaaaaaaattgaattccaacactccagattgtgccacgtgtcacaacggtaacttttcttaattttaaaactattttttcttttatttatttatttataaagtagaataatatcaaccgttgatctcagatccaacggttgatattaaataagatttttttatttttattaccgTTGCAAATCGAACGGTCCAATTTAAAGAGTCGTTGAGATCGAatggaccgtgggaagccatgTGGCTTCCCAACAGTAACCTCGGCAGAATGTGACACTGGCCCCATACTCTGAAAAGTTATCGGCTAACGCAGCCCCAAGCGCGAGTGAGTCGCACGCGCCTGacagaaaaaatataaaattgggCTGACGCCATGATGACGTCAGCCCTGGCGTCACATCCACTCGAGCTCCCGGGCTGGCAATTCCTCATAGACCCGAAGCTTGAGCCTCCACTCTCCCTCGGGCTGCCTAaactggagttgctcttagggtTTGGGTCGAAAGGGATGCGTTAGATAGCATGGAGGTCGATGGCTAGGTTTTGGGTTGGTAGGTGCAGCAAGTGGAAAGGTACGAATGGAGGAGATGACGAATGGGAACAATGCTGAAGATGACGGGCTGGACGACATTGTCTGATGGGCTGAGAGATTGAGAGACAAGCCTTTATTTTCcgtttttctctttttcattttgtttttttatctcattttcattttttatatattctagaattaataaattaattatttgtgtgtaatgccacatcagcacactaacaaaaaatttaagattTCTAACGAAAATACTATATTGGTATTAGGGACAAAACTGAGGAGTTTGGCCAATCTCAAGGACTACTTTGGCTAAAAAGCTAATTTATAAAAAAGGCCTTCTTAAGATAGTatttaaaaaattcaatataTTAATACTAGAAAGCAATAACTAAAATTGAAACAAACTTTAGAACTCACGCTAATTATATCTTTACATAATAagtaaagaaagttacaaaaaTAACCATTACTAAATAAACAACAATTAGTTCAATCTTAAGAAACCAAATAACAAAACCTTCAAAAAGTACAACATTAAAGTTTCACTTAAAAATGGTTGTCCGTGCATTTTTTGCTGCAAAATCatcattaaattaaattgtaaGGGCCACTAAAGTATTATTAAGTTgctaaaaaaatcagaaaactagaAAAGCTTTttgtttttaccaaaaaaatgggAAAGTTGAAAAATAGGTAGTTGTAGGTCCCACTTGAAACTTTTTTCGCGTTTAACTGTGTAAATATTTTCGGATGATACATTTGAGCTCTGTGCGGCTGGACACTTCTCTTCCATCACCCTCCCCACCTTCCGGGCGCCCCACCAAAACCACCACTGCAAGAAATCCATAAATATGGTTGATTTGAATGaaaatcattattatttttgtctcTTTAGATATACGATTACAAGAGGAACAAACCTTGAGGGCAAAATAACTGCTGACCAATGAACATTTCTGACTGTCAAGTCAGAAATCTGTATCAAGTTGAAACCGATGTGCTCAGGCTTAGGAGACTGTTGCATGCCGTGTGTTGATAAGTTGTAAAACAAGTTTAGGTATAACCTAAAACTATGAGAGAATCTAGGGTCAAAGAGCTTTATTGCCTCCTCAATCTGTACGATGAATTGAATACCAAATCCAACTAGATTTGGCGGTTTGGGTTAGGTACGTCGAATCAGGATTCATCTCACTTGCCTTGCGGCCACTCAAGCTAATTTGGCTTGACCCCGAAGGTATTCGTATAATGGGTTTTGGTGGACAAGAAGTCCAACCCATATTCTTTTATCTTAAACTCACAtgcatattttattttacttttctattCTCATGGGATACCTAGCAGACCCTTTTTAACGGTATCGTACAGTATATATTCATTCATATGCATATGAAAAGCTTTATACTCTTTCCTAAGACATATAAAAATACAAACTACTTCAAAATTCTTTATGCATAAAGGACGGAAGTGCATTGTTACTATGTTAATATGTTAATATGGTCGAAAATGTATCGACAACatattaataatttttattgacgataatataatataatcaCATTTTATATGAATCGAGATATATAGACAAATGTTCGTTCTAAAGTTGGACTATACAAATTACAATAAACTTTGATATGGATGCATGACCAAATATAGGGATGAactagttaaaaaaatatattatgcaactgaaataataaattttaattctaaTACAAAAGGAGCGAATGACGAACTGCTCTGGTGGATTCGCCTTTCACTTTAAACTATTGTATTACAATTTTCCATTCTCTCAGTCGAGCTTAGAATAAAAATATTACTAGTAATAAAAAGAATATAAGCAATTTTACTTTGATAACAACTAAATTTTGTTCTGCTCACGAATACAtatagagagaaagaaagaaaacaatacGTTCAATTTGTATAGCCCACCAATTCTGCTGAATGAGGGTGGCCTAGCGTatcatttttgctcaccatcatttagtgtggtgttggctcaccaccctatttatcactgttagatgagtttgaatattGAGATTTGTGCTTATCCACTACAcgaatctcgaaattcaaattcatctaacggtgataactaggatggtgagcatacaccacacgaaatggtggtgagcaaaaatgctcccgaGCCCATCACATGAAGGATTCACACGCCAACTTTTGCAGAGGTGTCACCTCTACTAAGCGTGATTTACGAGGAGACATCCCCTCTTATAGTTAATACTCAACACACGCATGCAAGGCTTGAGTGTTGGCGAAATTCTAACCCCAATTAGATTCGGGCATGATACACTTTTTAGTTATTTTGAGAATCCAAGTACTCTTTTTCGAATCCAGGTTCACTAGATCTGCTTTAATACACActtgacatctcatttgaaaCCGATGAAATTTAGTTTCCACAATTACAATAAAGTTATATAGCGACTAGTACATGACCAAATATAAAGATGAACCAATTTGAACAAAGATTTATGCAACTAAAAGGGCAATGCTCTAATAGAAAAAGAAGCAAGTGGTGGATTGTCCTGTGGATTAGCCTTTCTCTTGAAGCTACTTTATCCCGGATtcaaactcctttttttttattttatatattttattttattgtagcTTAGACTACGAATATCTcttataataaaaagaaaaaactattttactattttactttaacaaaaattaaattttgtactAGTCACAAATACATATAGATAATAATCAAGAAAACAACACGTACAATTAGCAAATCTTTCTTTCTTCTAATGCCCTTAATTAGCTACTAGTATagtaaatttacaaattaactTTTCCCTTGATACAAAATTCAATtaaattgtataaaaacaaaaaggaaattaaCTAGATGACTTCCTGCTCTTTTTCTTTCCACTCCAGCCCTATATATTTGCATGGTGAAAACCTAACCTTATACTCAGAAATGGTTTCAAGCTTAGGCGACCATAATTGCTCTTTAGACACAACGAGTTGTTCATAGTGCTTTTGCAGCTCAGGTGTGCTACAAAGAAAAGTAGTATTTACAGAACTTATAGCCTCAGACGACCCATCAATTTCCTTGTGACTTCTTGCAATTAGCCTTGCTATGAACTCTGGCACCACCTTGATCAAGACCTTTCCGTTTGAACCCTTTATATACTCAAACGGGCACTCCCCGAAATTGATAGGAGCTGCCTTCTTGTTGGGCCTCGACGATGAGCCTAGGGCGGCGAGGGTCGAGGCTGAGAGGACGCTGCATGCGAAACGATCAATCGGAAGAACGAAATAGGTCTGGCCAAGCATGAGCTCGTCGTTGATGGCTAAGGCAGGAACCGGGCGGCCGATGAAGAAAGAGTCTGCGTGGCAAACCATTTGGTCAGGGAACTCGAACATGATCTCTCCAGCGATGTGTTTTCCTTTGAGGAATCTTGTGGTGCTGCCTTCTGAAAATATTACTTTCACAACTGAGTTTGTTTTTTGCTGAAAGCAGGGAGAAACTGCATTGCCCATATGATTGGATGGAGCGAGATGATAGTTAAGGAATTGGGAAGGTAGTTGGCTTTTAGGTAATGGACGACGGGAGAGAAAGGGTGTTGGGGGTTATTATATGTGAGGGAAGGGATGAAGTTGACTTGGATAAAGTCTTTCCTTGTTTTCCTTTAGATTTGAGCATGCCGGTGGTCAGTTATGACGGCTTTGACAAGCTCTATCTTTTGGTACGTGATTAATTGTTCTTTTCAAAGTTACTTTAACCAGAtcgttttcttttttgtgtggTGCCCTTTATGTTACCTTAAATTCGGTTTTTCGGTCATGAAAGTAAGGTGTAACTAATACATCTATGACATAACACAGAGAGAGAAGTGGGAGTATGTTgtggaagattttttttttattattattttatacttttcatgtaaattttaatctttgtaAATTTAAGAGGGAAACTGGAATCCATTTCGtccttactctctctctctctctctctctctctatatatatatatatatatatatatatatttttttttttttttttttttttaaatttagatgTCCCTCACTCAACcatacttttatttttcatacaaGCACATGCATATAAATGTGTGGAGATTGCCAGCTAGTGTGtttgtgtgtctatatataaaCAAAGGATATGTCAGAGAGACTAAATTCATAAactaattttgtaaactaaatgatatgaaagttaatgattgaattattacttaaacgttgataaatgtgttcatttctattggtgacacatcatttaatttacaaattttatctacaaatttagtttcttaACATTACCCATCTACAAAATACCTTCAACTGCGCGTGATCATACCTAAATCCCTTAAATTGTGTGCCGACAAATGGTTTTTAGTTACTTCTTAACATCTGAATTTTAATTTCGACAACATCTTTGATTTTAGGGTTAGGAGAGAGGTCAGGGTTTAGATTAGCTATGGTCTATGGATGACTCATGTTGAAGATTTAATCGCATCGTTTGAGAGATACCCAAACGGAGTGCAAAAACTGCAATAGGTTTTGTTTACAGATACATActgtaaacatgaaaattctgTAACAAATAaaacgagaacacgtgtacaaagtagatttgtattgatttgaatttgtacgTTACAATCTTTGTTTataattttcctttgatttagTCTTCAAATTAGATATAGatgcgtaggttgttgatccaagggtcgcgatgacttgatctcgggcaaacgattgcttcaagttttgagcttgaaaacaACGTGTGGATGATCTTCACCTcaagggtgcggcaaaggtaGTGTTTGATGTGGGATTTTGTTGCTTCAAGGAtcttggcgacttgatcttgaaacgaACGTTGCTACAAGTTTCTAAGCTTGCAACAAAGCCTTGAAGGAATCGGCACAAacgcttgttgattcttcaaggaagtgctttggctttggttgaatgttcttcgaagagagctttggcagcgtattagtcttcaaaggttTGGCAGAGGTTATTCAGTTTAGAGATTTTTCGACCCTTATGCTTGTAtgaggaccttgtatttataggcttttcAAGGCttgcctttggatggatttggctttcATTTATGTCCTAATtcatccatgggagaatttaggcatgttttgtgtatTAATTCCCTTGCTTGGCCAAATTTAAGAGCccttgttgcctattttgtgagcaatcttcaattcttgcttgttttatgaagatgcTTTAACTTTCTTTCTGGTTTTAGGATCAATTTTGACCCTTTTGCGAAATTTAAGGGAGATTTATCCCCTTTGCCGCATTTTGGGGAAGTTTCCTAATAGTTATAATGAAacattgtttgtttaaatagttTGATCGAGATATCTAACATCATTTAAGGGATTTAACTTCTgcatttatgcattcaatatcccacaaataatgaaatttaaacaaattcaaataatatttctataatataataattacttaaaaatcaataatagtCTTCACATAGTTCAAGCAAAAAGATAATGTACCCAcgtaattattaatatattttaagaaataaaataaatacatgcaattaaaatgggtacatttagcaaaaaaaaaaaagatgaatacaaattaaattaaaaaatatgagtacatattaaaattaaaagtatgggtacaaattaaaatttaatagaatatttgtacaaattaaaaaaatgggtacaaatttaaaataaaaatatatcaaaaATACTAAAAGATATATTTGGAAAGAGAATTGTTATTTGcactaaaaaaaatctcattgtgcactccaaattttctataattagaaagaaaaatatacttgtgatgaatgtagaatgagatttttcgagtgctaataacagttcccctTGGAAATGATTAATAAGCTTAACATTTTAAAATGTACATATGATGACAtgtaaataatttattattcaaataatgacaagaaaaaaaatcaatttataaataaaaataaaaacaaagaatgatAACCTAATTTATCCCGGAAAAAGTGAATAACCATGGCTTCCCACTAGTTgtctcatttaaaaaaaaaaagataacctAATTTATCCACTTTTAATTAACTTGCAACATGTTTAATTATTAGAATCAAGA encodes the following:
- the LOC126614735 gene encoding uncharacterized protein LOC126614735; its protein translation is MGNAVSPCFQQKTNSVVKVIFSEGSTTRFLKGKHIAGEIMFEFPDQMVCHADSFFIGRPVPALAINDELMLGQTYFVLPIDRFACSVLSASTLAALGSSSRPNKKAAPINFGECPFEYIKGSNGKVLIKVVPEFIARLIARSHKEIDGSSEAISSVNTTFLCSTPELQKHYEQLVVSKEQLWSPKLETISEYKVRFSPCKYIGLEWKEKEQEVI